One window of the Pseudomonas sihuiensis genome contains the following:
- a CDS encoding ABC transporter permease yields the protein MLLSLEPRGQQSRPMLWLSPLLAAVLTLLSGMLLFTLLGHDPLETLHTLLIAPVSDWYGVSELLVKALPILLCALGLAVAYQARIWNIGAEGQLLIGALAGSAMALQLIDWDSRWALTWVVLAGTCAGAAWAGLTAWLRTQFNANEILTSIMLNYIALNLLLFFVHGPLKDPAGFNFPESAMFGDASRLPLVSEDGRLHGGLYLALLALVAVWVLLHKSFLGFQIKVLGLDKRAAGFVGFREKRLVWFALLVSGALAGIAGVGEVAGPIGQLVPQVSPGYGYAAITVAFLGRLNPLGIVAASLLMALLYLGGENAQMNLNLPQAITQLFQGMMLFYLLACDVLILYRPRLKWKWGKRETLAEATT from the coding sequence ATGCTGTTATCCCTGGAACCGCGCGGCCAGCAATCGCGCCCCATGCTCTGGCTGTCGCCGCTGCTGGCCGCCGTACTGACCCTGCTCAGCGGCATGCTGCTGTTCACCCTGCTCGGCCATGACCCGCTGGAGACCCTGCACACCCTGTTGATCGCACCGGTCAGCGATTGGTATGGCGTTTCCGAACTGCTGGTCAAGGCGCTGCCGATCCTGCTTTGCGCCCTGGGCCTGGCGGTAGCCTACCAGGCGCGCATCTGGAACATCGGCGCCGAAGGCCAACTGCTGATCGGCGCCCTCGCCGGCAGCGCCATGGCCCTGCAACTGATCGACTGGGACAGCCGCTGGGCACTGACCTGGGTCGTGTTGGCCGGCACCTGCGCAGGCGCGGCCTGGGCCGGGCTTACCGCCTGGCTGCGCACGCAGTTCAACGCCAACGAAATCCTCACCAGCATCATGCTCAACTACATCGCGTTGAACCTGCTGCTGTTCTTCGTGCATGGCCCGCTGAAGGACCCGGCCGGTTTCAACTTCCCCGAGTCGGCGATGTTCGGCGATGCCAGCCGCCTGCCACTGGTCAGCGAGGACGGTCGCCTGCATGGCGGCCTGTACCTGGCACTGCTGGCCCTGGTGGCGGTGTGGGTGCTGCTGCACAAGAGCTTTCTCGGCTTCCAGATCAAGGTGCTCGGCCTGGACAAGCGCGCCGCCGGCTTCGTCGGCTTTCGCGAGAAACGCCTGGTGTGGTTCGCCCTGCTGGTCAGCGGCGCCCTGGCCGGCATAGCCGGCGTCGGCGAAGTGGCCGGGCCGATTGGCCAACTGGTGCCACAGGTCTCGCCCGGCTACGGCTATGCGGCGATCACCGTGGCCTTTCTGGGCCGCCTCAATCCGCTCGGCATCGTCGCCGCCAGCCTGCTGATGGCGCTGCTCTACCTGGGCGGTGAGAACGCGCAGATGAATCTCAACCTGCCGCAGGCGATCACCCAGCTGTTTCAGGGAATGATGCTGTTCTACCTGCTGGCCTGCGACGTGCTGATCCTCTACCGGCCACGGCTGAAGTGGAAATGGGGCAAGCGCGAGACGCTCGCCGAGGCGACCACCTGA
- a CDS encoding ABC transporter permease — protein MDLDLLTNIFYAMVRTGTPLLLVALGELVCEKSGVLNLGQEGMMLFGAVIGFIVAFSTGSLWLGVLLAIAAGMLLSLLFAAVALGFNANQVATGLALTIFGVGLSTFVGAAWVGKPLSGFEPIVIPLLADIPLIGRMLFAQDVLIYLSFALFALVAWVLLKSRIGLIIQAVGENPDAASAMGLPVLRVRTLAVLFGGAMAGLAGGYLSLAYTPMWAENMTAGRGWIALALVVFASWRVLRVLLGAYLFGLASILHLVAQGIGLSIPSNLLAMLPYVATIVVLVLLSRDAIKTRLYAPVSLGQPWQPGH, from the coding sequence ATGGATCTCGATCTGTTGACCAATATCTTCTACGCCATGGTGCGCACCGGTACGCCGTTGCTGCTGGTGGCACTGGGCGAGCTGGTGTGCGAGAAGAGCGGCGTGCTCAACCTCGGCCAGGAAGGCATGATGCTGTTCGGCGCGGTGATCGGTTTCATCGTCGCCTTCAGCACCGGCAGCCTGTGGCTCGGTGTGCTGCTGGCCATCGCCGCCGGCATGCTGCTGTCGCTGCTGTTCGCCGCCGTGGCGCTGGGCTTCAACGCCAACCAGGTGGCCACCGGCCTGGCCCTGACCATCTTCGGCGTGGGTCTTTCCACCTTCGTCGGCGCCGCCTGGGTCGGCAAGCCGCTGTCCGGTTTCGAGCCCATCGTCATTCCGCTGCTGGCGGACATCCCGCTGATCGGGCGCATGCTGTTCGCCCAGGATGTGCTGATCTACCTGTCCTTCGCCCTCTTCGCCCTGGTCGCCTGGGTGCTGCTGAAAAGCCGTATCGGCCTGATCATCCAGGCTGTTGGCGAGAACCCGGATGCCGCCAGCGCCATGGGCCTGCCGGTGCTGCGCGTGCGCACCCTGGCAGTATTGTTCGGCGGCGCCATGGCAGGTCTCGCGGGCGGCTACCTGTCACTGGCCTATACACCGATGTGGGCGGAGAACATGACCGCCGGGCGCGGCTGGATCGCCCTGGCGCTGGTGGTGTTCGCCAGTTGGCGCGTCTTGCGCGTGCTGCTCGGCGCCTACCTGTTCGGCCTGGCCAGCATCCTCCATCTGGTGGCGCAGGGTATCGGCCTGTCGATCCCCTCGAACCTGCTGGCCATGCTGCCGTATGTGGCCACCATTGTGGTGCTGGTGCTGCTCTCGCGTGATGCGATCAAGACCCGGCTGTATGCGCCGGTATCGCTGGGCCAGCCATGGCAGCCGGGGCATTGA
- a CDS encoding 8-oxoguanine deaminase, whose amino-acid sequence MAATRIWIKNPLAIFTANDLDASGGLVIADGRIAEVLSKGQQPSTPCEQTFDAREHVVLPGLINTHHHFYQTLTRAWAPVVNQPLFPWLKTLYPVWARLTPEKLALASKVALAELLLSGCSTAADHHYLFPGGLENAIDVQVEAVRELGMRAMLTRGSMSLGEADGGLPPQQTVQQGEVILADSQRLIGQYHQRGDGAQIQIALAPCSPFSVTQEIMRQSAELAEELDVRLHTHLAETLDEEDFCLQRFGLRTVDYLDSVGWLGPRTWLAHGIHFNPEEIIRLGAAGTGICHCPSSNMRLASGICPSVELEAAGAPLGLGVDGSASNDASNMILEARQALYIQRLRYGAEQITPQRVLGWASKGSAKLLGRSDIGELAVGKQADLALFKLDELRFSGSHDPLSALLLCGADRADRMMIGGTWRVIDGQIEGLDVAQLIADHRQAAKQLVNA is encoded by the coding sequence ATGGCAGCTACCCGTATCTGGATCAAGAACCCTCTTGCCATCTTCACCGCCAACGACCTGGACGCTTCCGGCGGCCTGGTGATCGCGGATGGCCGCATCGCCGAAGTGCTCAGCAAAGGCCAGCAGCCTTCAACACCCTGCGAGCAAACCTTCGATGCCCGTGAGCACGTGGTGCTGCCGGGCCTGATCAACACCCACCATCACTTCTACCAGACCCTCACCCGCGCCTGGGCGCCAGTGGTCAATCAGCCGCTGTTCCCCTGGCTGAAGACGCTCTACCCGGTGTGGGCGCGCCTTACGCCGGAGAAACTGGCGCTGGCCAGCAAGGTGGCCTTGGCCGAACTGCTGCTGTCCGGCTGCAGCACAGCCGCCGATCACCATTACCTGTTCCCCGGCGGCCTGGAAAATGCCATCGACGTGCAGGTCGAGGCGGTGCGCGAACTGGGCATGCGCGCCATGCTCACCCGTGGCTCCATGAGCCTGGGCGAAGCCGATGGTGGCCTGCCGCCGCAGCAGACGGTGCAACAGGGCGAGGTGATCCTGGCCGACAGCCAGCGCCTGATCGGCCAGTACCACCAGCGCGGCGACGGCGCGCAGATCCAGATCGCCCTGGCGCCCTGCTCGCCCTTCTCGGTGACTCAGGAAATCATGCGCCAGAGCGCCGAACTGGCCGAGGAGCTGGACGTACGCCTGCACACCCACCTGGCCGAAACCCTCGACGAGGAAGACTTCTGCCTGCAGCGCTTCGGCCTACGCACAGTGGATTACCTGGACAGCGTCGGCTGGCTCGGCCCGCGCACCTGGCTGGCCCATGGCATCCACTTCAACCCCGAGGAAATCATCCGCCTCGGCGCCGCCGGCACCGGCATCTGCCATTGCCCCAGCTCCAACATGCGCCTGGCTTCGGGCATCTGCCCCAGTGTCGAGTTGGAAGCTGCCGGTGCGCCGCTGGGCCTGGGTGTCGACGGCTCGGCCTCCAACGATGCCTCGAACATGATCCTCGAAGCGCGCCAGGCGCTGTACATCCAGCGCCTGCGCTATGGCGCCGAGCAGATCACTCCGCAACGCGTGCTCGGTTGGGCCAGCAAGGGTTCGGCGAAGCTGCTGGGGCGCAGCGATATCGGCGAATTGGCGGTGGGCAAGCAAGCCGACCTGGCGCTGTTCAAGCTCGACGAGCTGCGCTTCTCCGGCAGCCACGATCCACTCTCCGCGCTGCTGCTGTGCGGCGCCGACCGCGCCGACCGGATGATGATCGGCGGCACCTGGCGCGTCATCGACGGGCAGATCGAGGGGCTGGACGTGGCGCAGCTGATCGCTGATCACCGCCAGGCAGCGAAGCAGTTGGTCAACGCCTGA
- a CDS encoding BMP family ABC transporter substrate-binding protein → MHKKSKKPLLRTLVAALGFGAMLSASAADPLKVGFVYIGPIGDHGWTYQHEQGRQMLSKEMGDKVTTSFVENVPEGADAERVIRNMAKGGFDLIFTTSFGYMNPTIKVAKQFPKVTFEHATGYKQDKNVGTYLSRSYEGRYVGGFLAAKMTKTKKVGYVASFPIPEVIRDINAIQLALDKYNPGTEIKVVWVNTWFDPGKESDAANALIDQGVDVMFQHTDSPAPIQTAERRGIYSVGYASDMAHFGPKAVLTSIVNDWGPHYVKSTQAVIDGTWQPQDFWGGLAEDTIELPISDLVPADVKSEAEQIIADIRSGKFHPFTGPIKDQSGAVRIAEGASATNAELASMNYYVENVKAEIPK, encoded by the coding sequence ATGCACAAGAAGAGCAAGAAACCGCTGCTGCGCACCCTCGTCGCCGCCCTGGGCTTTGGCGCCATGCTCAGCGCCTCCGCCGCCGATCCGCTGAAGGTCGGCTTCGTCTACATCGGCCCCATCGGCGACCATGGCTGGACCTACCAGCACGAACAGGGCCGGCAGATGCTGAGCAAGGAAATGGGCGACAAGGTCACCACCAGCTTCGTCGAGAACGTGCCGGAAGGCGCCGACGCCGAGCGGGTGATCCGCAACATGGCCAAGGGTGGTTTCGACCTGATCTTCACCACCTCCTTCGGCTACATGAACCCGACCATCAAGGTGGCCAAGCAATTTCCCAAGGTGACCTTCGAACACGCCACCGGCTACAAGCAGGACAAGAACGTCGGCACCTACCTGTCGCGCTCCTATGAGGGTCGCTACGTTGGCGGCTTCCTCGCGGCGAAGATGACCAAGACCAAGAAGGTCGGCTACGTTGCCTCCTTCCCGATCCCCGAGGTGATCCGCGATATCAACGCCATCCAGCTGGCGCTGGACAAGTACAACCCGGGCACCGAGATCAAGGTGGTGTGGGTCAACACCTGGTTCGATCCGGGCAAGGAATCCGATGCCGCCAACGCGCTGATCGACCAGGGCGTGGACGTGATGTTCCAACACACCGACAGCCCGGCGCCGATCCAGACCGCCGAGCGCCGTGGCATCTACTCCGTAGGCTACGCCTCGGACATGGCTCACTTCGGGCCGAAGGCCGTGCTCACCTCCATCGTCAACGACTGGGGCCCGCACTACGTCAAATCCACCCAGGCTGTGATCGACGGTACCTGGCAGCCGCAGGATTTCTGGGGCGGCCTGGCCGAGGACACCATCGAGCTGCCGATCAGCGACCTGGTGCCGGCTGACGTGAAGAGCGAGGCCGAGCAGATCATCGCCGACATTCGCAGCGGCAAGTTCCACCCCTTCACCGGCCCGATCAAGGATCAGAGCGGCGCGGTGCGCATTGCCGAAGGCGCAAGCGCGACCAATGCCGAGCTGGCCTCGATGAACTACTACGTGGAGAACGTGAAGGCCGAGATACCGAAGTAA
- a CDS encoding 2-oxoglutarate and iron-dependent oxygenase domain-containing protein → MNALPIIDIAPLYADDALAWPAVAEQIDRACRDWGFFYIVGHPIGSERIDALLSAAKHFFALPADDKLKIDITQTAHHRGYGAIATEQLDPSKPSDLKETFDMGFHMPADHPEVLAGKPLRGPNRHPDLPGWAELMEQHYADMQDLAKTLLRAMAMALDIEHDFFDARFHEPISVLRMIHYPPRHTATSADQQGAGAHTDYGCITLLYQDDAGGLQVRARDGEWIDAPPIAGSFVVNIGDMMARWSNDRYTSTPHRVISPLGVDRYSMPFFAEPHPDTLIDCLPNCSSADNPAKYTPVTSAAYLLSRFADTYAYRREEA, encoded by the coding sequence ATGAACGCATTACCCATCATCGACATCGCCCCTCTCTACGCTGACGACGCTTTGGCCTGGCCTGCCGTGGCCGAGCAGATCGACCGCGCCTGCCGCGACTGGGGCTTCTTCTATATCGTCGGCCACCCCATCGGCAGCGAGCGCATCGACGCCCTGCTCAGTGCGGCGAAGCACTTCTTCGCCCTGCCTGCCGACGACAAACTCAAGATCGATATCACCCAGACCGCCCACCACCGCGGTTACGGTGCCATCGCCACCGAACAGCTCGACCCAAGCAAACCGAGCGATTTGAAGGAAACCTTCGACATGGGTTTCCACATGCCGGCCGATCACCCCGAGGTGCTGGCAGGCAAACCACTGCGAGGGCCGAATCGCCACCCGGATCTACCCGGCTGGGCCGAGCTGATGGAACAGCATTACGCCGATATGCAGGACTTGGCCAAGACCCTGCTGCGCGCCATGGCCATGGCGCTGGACATCGAGCACGATTTCTTCGACGCGCGCTTTCATGAGCCGATCAGCGTGCTGCGCATGATCCACTACCCGCCGCGCCACACCGCCACCAGCGCCGACCAACAAGGCGCCGGCGCACACACCGATTACGGCTGCATCACCCTGCTCTACCAGGACGATGCCGGCGGCCTGCAGGTACGTGCACGCGATGGCGAGTGGATCGACGCGCCGCCGATTGCCGGCAGCTTCGTGGTCAACATCGGCGACATGATGGCGCGCTGGAGCAACGATCGGTACACCTCGACGCCGCACCGGGTGATCAGCCCGCTGGGGGTGGATCGCTACTCCATGCCGTTCTTCGCCGAACCGCATCCCGACACGCTGATCGACTGCCTGCCGAACTGCTCCAGCGCGGACAACCCGGCCAAGTACACACCGGTGACCAGCGCCGCGTACCTGCTGTCGAGGTTCGCCGATACCTATGCCTATCGGCGCGAGGAAGCGTAG
- a CDS encoding adenosine deaminase has translation MPEWLNALPKAELHLHLEGSLEPELLFALAERNQIALPWADVETLRAAYAFNNLQEFLDLYYAGANVLRTEQDFYDLTWAYLQRCKAQNVIHVEPFFDPQTHTDRGVPFEVVLRGIQQALLDGEKQLGISHGLILSFLRHLPEDEAFKTLEQAMPFRDAFIGVGLDSSEKGFPPRLFERVFAKARSEGLHAVAHAGEEGPPEYIWEALDLLKIKRIDHGVRAIEDERLMQRIIDEQIPLTVCPLSNIKLCVFEHMGQHNILEMLERGVKVTVNSDDPAYFGGYVGENFAALHEHLGMTEAQAKRLAQNSLDARLA, from the coding sequence ATGCCCGAATGGCTGAATGCCCTGCCCAAGGCCGAACTGCACCTGCACCTGGAAGGCTCGCTGGAGCCCGAGCTGCTGTTCGCCCTGGCCGAACGCAACCAGATCGCCCTGCCCTGGGCCGATGTCGAGACCCTGCGCGCGGCCTATGCCTTCAACAACCTGCAGGAATTTCTCGATCTGTATTACGCCGGCGCCAACGTGCTGCGCACCGAGCAGGATTTCTACGACCTGACCTGGGCCTACCTGCAACGCTGCAAGGCGCAGAACGTCATTCATGTCGAACCCTTCTTCGACCCGCAGACCCACACCGACCGCGGCGTTCCCTTCGAGGTGGTGCTGCGCGGTATCCAGCAAGCGCTGCTCGACGGCGAGAAGCAGCTGGGCATCAGCCACGGGCTGATCCTCAGCTTCCTGCGTCACCTGCCCGAGGACGAGGCCTTCAAGACCCTGGAACAAGCCATGCCGTTTCGCGATGCCTTTATCGGCGTTGGCCTCGACAGTTCGGAGAAGGGCTTCCCGCCGCGGCTATTCGAGCGGGTGTTCGCCAAGGCACGCAGCGAAGGCCTGCACGCGGTGGCGCATGCCGGCGAGGAAGGCCCACCCGAATACATCTGGGAGGCGCTGGACCTGCTCAAGATCAAGCGTATCGACCACGGCGTGCGCGCCATCGAAGACGAACGGCTGATGCAGCGCATCATCGACGAGCAGATCCCGCTGACCGTCTGCCCGCTGTCGAACATCAAACTCTGCGTGTTCGAGCACATGGGCCAGCACAACATCCTCGAGATGCTCGAACGCGGCGTGAAGGTGACGGTGAACTCGGACGACCCGGCCTACTTCGGCGGCTACGTCGGCGAGAACTTCGCCGCCCTGCACGAACACCTGGGCATGACCGAAGCCCAGGCCAAGCGCCTGGCGCAGAACAGCCTGGATGCGCGCCTGGCCTGA
- a CDS encoding cytochrome b/b6 domain-containing protein, with amino-acid sequence MSAATVRVWDPVVRLFHWSLAGAFLANYFFTEEGEDWHRWFGYYAVAWLAIRLVWGFVGTPAARWADFWPTPARLGAHLRALIAGQPYHRLGHSPLGALVMLLMMTLMLGLGVTGFLMEEVDYFWGADLPLEIHEFCANGLMAVVGLHIAAALFESYRLRENLPLSMVTGKRRKLQEH; translated from the coding sequence ATGAGCGCCGCGACCGTGCGCGTGTGGGACCCAGTGGTGCGCTTGTTCCACTGGTCCCTGGCCGGCGCTTTCCTGGCCAACTACTTCTTTACCGAAGAGGGCGAAGACTGGCATCGCTGGTTCGGCTACTACGCCGTGGCCTGGCTGGCGATCCGCCTGGTATGGGGTTTCGTCGGCACGCCGGCGGCGCGCTGGGCGGATTTCTGGCCGACCCCGGCACGCCTTGGTGCGCATTTGCGTGCGTTGATTGCCGGTCAGCCCTATCACCGTCTGGGGCATTCGCCGTTGGGCGCGCTGGTGATGCTCCTGATGATGACGCTGATGCTCGGTCTGGGCGTGACCGGCTTTCTGATGGAGGAAGTCGATTATTTCTGGGGCGCGGATCTGCCGCTGGAAATCCACGAATTCTGTGCCAACGGCCTCATGGCGGTGGTCGGCTTGCATATCGCTGCAGCGCTATTTGAGAGCTATCGGCTGCGCGAGAACCTGCCGTTGTCGATGGTGACTGGCAAGCGGCGCAAGCTGCAGGAACACTGA
- a CDS encoding PepSY domain-containing protein: MRKLLLLSLALASPLTFAATECTTADKSQWQDQDKFQADLKAQGYEINKFKVTGGNCYEIYGFDKDGKKVEIYFDPVSGKPVKSNVEG, from the coding sequence ATGCGCAAACTGCTTCTGCTGTCTCTGGCTCTGGCCAGCCCGCTGACCTTCGCCGCCACCGAATGCACCACTGCCGACAAGTCGCAGTGGCAGGATCAGGACAAGTTCCAGGCCGACCTCAAGGCCCAGGGCTACGAGATCAACAAGTTCAAGGTTACCGGTGGCAACTGCTACGAAATATACGGCTTCGACAAGGACGGCAAGAAGGTCGAGATTTACTTCGATCCGGTCAGCGGCAAGCCGGTCAAAAGCAACGTAGAAGGCTGA
- a CDS encoding TonB-dependent copper receptor produces the protein MSVSFVSGAASVRTRFPLTVLAVACGLCSVTALQAAEEPVHELPPSVITAIQQSSPLTVVADAKEPRQPVPASDAADCLKTIPGFSAIRSGGSNSDPVLRGLFGSRLLLLTDGGQMIGACPGRMDAPSSYISPETFDRLTVTKGPQTVIWGPGASAGVVRFDREPERFGELGARLHASVLAGSNGRFDRTLDGAVGSEQGYLRVMGNRSQSDDYDNGDGDTIASRWDKWNGDVALGWTPDADTLIELTAGRGDGEARYGGRGMDGTQFKRESLGLRIERSNLGGVLDKVEAKVYYNYADHIMDNFRLRVPDPSSMMAGPMAAQVDRRTLGARLAATWKWDDVELITGVDAQRSEHRQRSSSGGMMGMPYVDADRFPWDKDALMHNYGVFAEATWSLAEGDRLISGARLDRASAKDYRQNFSDMMGMTTTNPTAGETRADTLPSGFVRYEHDLSDSPTTVYAGIGHVQRFPDYWELFSAGLNGPADADNAFDGIKPEKTTQLDIGIQYQDDKLQAWASAYVGQIRDYILFDYRGMSTQADNVDARIMGGELGVAYAFDSNWKADATLAYAWGKNSSDGEALPQMPPLEARLGLTYQRDDWSVGALWRVVDGQGRIAEGRGNVVGQDFGDSAGFGVLSLNGAYRVSQQVKLSAGVDNLLDKNYAEHLNLAGDAGFGFPAETRIDEPGRTLWAKVDFDF, from the coding sequence ATGTCCGTTTCCTTCGTTTCGGGCGCCGCGTCCGTGCGCACTCGTTTTCCCCTGACCGTTCTGGCCGTAGCCTGCGGCCTGTGTTCCGTGACTGCCCTGCAGGCTGCCGAGGAGCCTGTGCACGAACTGCCACCCAGTGTGATCACGGCAATCCAGCAAAGCTCGCCGCTGACTGTGGTGGCCGACGCCAAGGAACCACGCCAGCCGGTGCCTGCCAGCGATGCGGCCGACTGCCTCAAGACCATTCCCGGTTTCTCCGCAATTCGCAGCGGTGGCAGCAACAGCGATCCGGTGTTGCGCGGCCTGTTCGGCTCGCGCCTGCTGCTGCTCACCGATGGCGGGCAGATGATCGGCGCCTGTCCGGGGCGGATGGACGCACCCAGTTCCTACATCTCGCCAGAAACCTTTGATCGGCTGACCGTTACCAAGGGCCCGCAAACCGTGATCTGGGGGCCGGGCGCGTCCGCTGGGGTGGTGCGTTTCGATCGCGAGCCGGAGCGTTTCGGTGAGCTGGGCGCGCGCCTGCATGCCAGCGTGCTGGCCGGCTCCAATGGCCGTTTCGACCGAACCCTGGATGGCGCCGTGGGCAGCGAGCAGGGCTACCTGCGGGTGATGGGTAACCGCTCGCAGTCGGACGATTACGACAACGGTGACGGCGACACCATCGCCTCGCGCTGGGACAAGTGGAACGGCGACGTGGCCCTGGGCTGGACGCCGGATGCCGATACCCTGATCGAACTCACGGCTGGCCGTGGCGATGGCGAAGCGCGTTACGGTGGTCGTGGCATGGACGGCACTCAGTTCAAGCGCGAAAGCCTCGGCCTGCGCATCGAGCGCAGCAACCTCGGTGGCGTGCTGGATAAGGTCGAGGCCAAGGTCTACTACAACTACGCCGACCACATCATGGACAACTTCCGCCTGCGCGTGCCGGACCCGAGCAGCATGATGGCCGGGCCGATGGCGGCGCAGGTCGACCGTCGAACCCTCGGTGCACGCCTGGCCGCGACCTGGAAGTGGGACGACGTCGAGCTGATCACCGGCGTCGATGCGCAGCGCAGCGAACACCGCCAGCGCAGCTCCAGCGGCGGCATGATGGGCATGCCCTATGTCGACGCTGATCGCTTCCCCTGGGACAAGGACGCGCTGATGCACAACTACGGCGTGTTCGCCGAAGCCACCTGGAGCCTGGCCGAGGGTGATCGGCTGATCTCTGGCGCACGCCTGGATCGCGCCTCGGCCAAGGACTACCGGCAGAACTTCAGCGACATGATGGGCATGACCACGACCAACCCGACGGCGGGCGAGACCCGCGCCGATACCTTGCCCAGTGGTTTCGTGCGCTACGAGCACGACCTGTCCGACTCGCCGACCACCGTCTATGCCGGCATCGGCCACGTGCAGCGCTTCCCCGATTACTGGGAGCTGTTCTCCGCCGGCCTCAATGGCCCGGCCGACGCGGACAACGCCTTCGATGGCATCAAACCGGAGAAGACCACCCAGCTCGATATCGGCATCCAGTACCAGGACGACAAGCTGCAGGCCTGGGCCTCGGCCTATGTCGGGCAGATCCGCGACTACATCCTGTTCGACTACCGTGGCATGAGCACGCAGGCCGACAACGTCGACGCGCGCATCATGGGCGGCGAGTTGGGCGTGGCCTACGCCTTCGACTCCAACTGGAAGGCCGACGCGACCCTGGCCTACGCCTGGGGCAAGAACAGCAGCGACGGTGAAGCGCTGCCGCAGATGCCGCCGCTGGAAGCGCGCCTGGGCCTGACCTACCAGCGTGACGACTGGAGCGTCGGTGCCCTGTGGCGTGTGGTCGATGGCCAGGGGCGCATCGCCGAAGGGCGCGGCAACGTGGTGGGGCAGGACTTCGGCGACAGCGCCGGCTTCGGCGTGCTCTCGCTCAATGGCGCTTACCGCGTTAGCCAACAGGTCAAACTCAGCGCCGGCGTGGATAACCTGCTCGACAAGAACTACGCCGAACACCTCAACCTGGCTGGCGACGCTGGCTTCGGCTTCCCGGCCGAAACGCGTATCGACGAGCCGGGCCGTACCTTGTGGGCCAAGGTCGATTTCGACTTCTAA
- a CDS encoding DUF2946 domain-containing protein: protein MILFTARRRTLAAQLGLLAFVLIMLAPLASQLCAEPADWRWLNELGCHDGAGSVPAPTSSSSPVLQVDACGYCSLLSHCPVLADDGSVLASRLELSRDTSLRLPERPLLGANFPHALSRAPPMRT from the coding sequence CTGATACTGTTCACGGCACGCAGGCGCACGCTCGCCGCCCAGCTTGGGCTGCTGGCGTTCGTCCTCATCATGCTGGCGCCACTGGCGTCGCAACTGTGTGCCGAGCCAGCTGACTGGCGCTGGCTGAACGAGCTTGGCTGTCATGACGGGGCGGGCAGCGTGCCGGCCCCAACGAGCAGCTCCAGCCCAGTGTTGCAGGTGGATGCCTGCGGCTACTGCTCGCTGCTCTCGCATTGTCCGGTGCTGGCCGACGATGGCTCGGTGCTAGCGAGCCGCTTGGAGTTATCTCGCGATACCTCCCTGAGGTTGCCTGAGCGACCGCTGCTGGGCGCCAACTTTCCTCATGCGCTGTCACGCGCACCGCCGATGCGTACCTGA
- a CDS encoding copper chaperone PCu(A)C gives MTLKKTLLGLTLLLPTLLVQAHEYDAGQLHIDHPWSREMPPVAPTAAAYFVIHNKGSEADRLLSVSTPVAGKAELHEHVHADGVMKMQQVQDVAIPAGGEVKFEPMGYHVMLFNLKQQAKDGERFPLTLNFEKTGAVEVEVAVQKDAPAGHDHAAGHDAGKHQH, from the coding sequence ATGACCCTGAAGAAAACCCTGCTCGGCCTCACCCTGCTGCTGCCGACGCTGTTGGTGCAGGCCCACGAGTACGATGCAGGCCAACTGCATATCGACCACCCCTGGTCGCGCGAGATGCCGCCGGTGGCGCCGACTGCTGCCGCTTATTTCGTCATCCACAACAAGGGCAGCGAAGCCGATCGTCTGCTCAGTGTCAGCACCCCGGTGGCCGGCAAGGCCGAGTTGCACGAGCATGTGCATGCCGATGGCGTGATGAAGATGCAGCAGGTGCAGGACGTGGCCATCCCCGCTGGTGGCGAGGTGAAGTTCGAGCCCATGGGCTATCACGTCATGCTGTTCAACCTGAAGCAGCAGGCCAAGGATGGTGAGCGCTTCCCGCTGACCCTCAACTTCGAGAAAACCGGTGCTGTCGAGGTCGAGGTCGCCGTGCAGAAAGATGCGCCGGCAGGCCATGATCATGCTGCCGGTCATGATGCAGGCAAGCACCAGCACTGA